One genomic segment of Flexivirga aerilata includes these proteins:
- a CDS encoding AraC family transcriptional regulator, translated as MDEVFLRSQLRWVFTDSTRLRESISHVDDWDGSAFVHVVGQDALKRMEPLWRQISLVSSHDNPEFAVTSLISLLAQLIEIALPTVLTPDHPLGTLSPLPIKGRLTQRSRHPSVDRAVILLRTRMSDPWTISLLAQEVAMSRSQLSRTFSQQVGLSPFRFLTESRLTEFTRLVEETDLPIYVAARQVGWGDPRVAASWFRRRFGVSPTHFRSHPHASHTDDLASRRLRKHGREAADA; from the coding sequence ATGGATGAGGTCTTCCTTCGCAGCCAGCTTCGATGGGTGTTTACGGATTCGACTCGGCTTCGGGAGTCGATTTCCCATGTTGACGACTGGGATGGGTCGGCTTTCGTCCACGTCGTGGGCCAAGATGCCTTGAAGCGGATGGAGCCACTATGGCGACAGATCAGCCTCGTCAGTTCTCATGACAACCCCGAGTTCGCGGTGACGAGTCTCATATCGTTGCTCGCGCAGTTGATCGAAATCGCGCTGCCCACGGTCCTTACACCGGATCATCCTTTGGGAACGCTGTCGCCGCTGCCGATCAAGGGTCGGCTGACGCAGCGAAGCCGTCACCCCTCGGTTGATCGTGCCGTGATCCTCCTGCGAACGAGAATGTCGGACCCCTGGACCATCAGTCTCTTGGCGCAGGAAGTGGCAATGTCGCGAAGCCAGCTCAGCCGAACGTTCAGCCAGCAAGTCGGGCTGTCACCTTTCCGCTTCCTAACGGAGAGTCGCCTTACGGAGTTTACGCGCCTTGTCGAGGAGACCGACCTTCCCATCTACGTTGCTGCTCGTCAGGTGGGCTGGGGGGACCCTCGTGTGGCTGCGTCCTGGTTCCGGCGACGATTCGGTGTTTCTCCTACACATTTTCGATCACACCCACACGCCAGCCATACCGATGATCTGGCAAGCCGTCGGCTACGCAAGCACGGTCGCGAGGCGGCGGATGCGTAA
- a CDS encoding response regulator: MRILIADDDPQILRALRITLGAEGYEIITAADGAEAINSAVQHHPDIFMIDLGMPKLNGIEVINGIRGWSAAPILVISGRSGAADKVEALDAGADDYVTKPFSIDELLARIRALTRRVVRDDADPIVSFGNVTVDLSAHQVTRRTKSGPQTVRLTPTEWQVLEQLIRNPGKLVTRQTLLTEIWGSEHVTDTGYLRLYIAQLRKKLEPYPAAPKYIITEAGMGYRLHVPEAS, translated from the coding sequence ATGAGAATCCTGATCGCTGACGATGACCCACAGATACTCCGCGCGCTTCGCATCACGCTCGGAGCGGAAGGATATGAGATCATCACCGCAGCCGATGGTGCCGAGGCCATCAACAGCGCTGTCCAGCACCACCCGGACATCTTCATGATCGACCTGGGCATGCCCAAGCTCAACGGCATCGAGGTCATCAATGGCATCCGAGGATGGTCCGCGGCACCCATCCTTGTCATCTCCGGTCGCAGCGGAGCTGCCGACAAGGTAGAAGCCCTTGACGCTGGCGCCGACGATTACGTCACCAAGCCGTTCTCCATCGACGAACTGCTCGCCCGAATCCGCGCGCTCACTCGCAGGGTTGTGCGCGATGACGCTGATCCGATCGTCTCCTTCGGCAACGTCACAGTTGACCTATCGGCACACCAGGTGACCCGACGCACCAAGAGTGGACCACAAACGGTGAGACTGACGCCGACCGAATGGCAGGTGCTCGAACAACTCATCCGAAATCCAGGAAAGCTCGTCACACGCCAGACCCTGCTAACGGAGATATGGGGTTCCGAACACGTAACCGATACCGGATACCTGCGCCTGTACATCGCCCAACTGCGCAAGAAGCTGGAGCCGTACCCCGCCGCACCCAAGTACATCATCACCGAGGCCGGAATGGGCTACCGTCTTCACGTCCCCGAGGCAAGCTAA
- a CDS encoding ATP-binding protein: MTARGRLRVLLGAAPGVGKTYAMLEEGRRLVDEGKNVVVAIVETHGRAATASMAEGLSLIPRRMVSHRGVTLTELDVDAVIATRPDIALVDELAHTNAPGSRHEKRWEDVQQILDAGIDVISTLNIQHIESLNDVVEQITGVPQRETIPDDILRAADSMEVIDLDPQALRDRLAGGLIYPAERVDAALSNYFRLGNLTALRELALLWLADEVDQALQSYRAEHGIDSTWEARERVVVTLTGGPEGETLLRRGARIAARSGGGELLAVHVSSQDGLRTANPAALAQQRALVEKLGGTYHQVVGSDIPQALVEFAKSVNATQLVIGVSRRGRIAAALTGPGIGATVIREAGNIDVHIVNHAAAGGRFALPRIGGALTLKRRVAGFAVALVGGPLLTWLLASLRSEDSITSDVLSYQLLVVIVALTGGIWPALFAAVMSGLTLDFFFVEPLYTVTVNEPFHLLVLSLYVVIAVLVSYVVDRAARESRVARRAAAESELLATVAGSVLRGQGAVQALVERTREAFGMAGVRLLQGDTVLATSGEPLPDNQCVRVPIGNRATLELHGHDLEASEQRLLNVVAAQLDAALEHSDLTETVGEIGPLAASDRVRSALLSAVSHDLRRPLAAAIAAVSGLRSTRHSLSEADRSELLATADESLATLATLVTDLLDVSKLQAGVLSIARTPVDPADVILAAVDELHLGPDTAGLDLDADVPQVSADPVLLQRVVVNLLSNAARYSPPGSRVRVTTSAFAGSVEIRVIDNGPGIPPERRDDVFVPFQRLGDTDNTTGLGLGLALSRGFIEGMGGTLTPEDTPGGGVTMVVALPAVGAEPPSTNQKGDEGHENPDR; the protein is encoded by the coding sequence ATGACTGCGCGGGGGCGGCTTCGGGTGCTGCTCGGAGCAGCACCTGGCGTGGGCAAGACCTACGCCATGCTGGAGGAGGGTCGGCGTCTGGTCGATGAAGGCAAGAACGTCGTGGTCGCCATTGTGGAGACACACGGACGCGCCGCCACAGCCAGTATGGCCGAAGGACTTTCGCTCATCCCACGTCGCATGGTTAGTCACCGCGGCGTTACCTTGACCGAGCTAGACGTCGATGCGGTGATCGCCACCAGGCCCGACATCGCATTGGTGGACGAGCTTGCGCACACCAACGCCCCCGGTTCACGGCATGAAAAGCGGTGGGAAGATGTGCAACAGATTCTTGACGCTGGCATCGACGTCATCTCTACCCTCAATATCCAGCACATCGAGTCGCTGAATGATGTCGTCGAGCAGATCACTGGCGTCCCGCAGCGCGAGACCATTCCCGATGACATCCTGCGCGCCGCCGACTCGATGGAAGTCATCGACCTCGACCCGCAAGCACTGCGCGATCGGCTCGCCGGCGGCCTGATCTACCCTGCCGAGCGCGTCGACGCTGCCCTGTCCAACTACTTCCGGCTCGGTAACCTCACCGCCCTGCGCGAGCTCGCGCTGCTGTGGCTGGCTGATGAGGTCGACCAAGCCTTGCAGAGCTACCGGGCCGAGCACGGCATCGACAGCACCTGGGAGGCACGCGAGCGGGTCGTCGTGACCCTCACCGGCGGGCCTGAGGGCGAGACGCTGCTGCGCCGTGGGGCGCGCATCGCCGCCCGTTCCGGTGGTGGCGAGTTGCTGGCGGTCCATGTATCCAGCCAAGACGGGCTTCGCACCGCCAACCCGGCCGCTCTCGCCCAGCAGCGGGCATTGGTCGAGAAGCTCGGCGGCACCTACCACCAGGTCGTCGGTAGCGACATTCCCCAAGCCCTGGTCGAGTTCGCCAAGTCCGTGAACGCCACCCAGCTCGTCATCGGAGTGAGCCGGCGCGGCAGGATCGCCGCCGCACTCACAGGACCAGGCATCGGCGCCACGGTCATCCGCGAGGCCGGCAACATCGATGTCCATATCGTCAACCATGCGGCAGCCGGCGGCCGGTTCGCCCTTCCGCGCATCGGCGGTGCGTTGACGCTGAAACGCCGAGTCGCTGGCTTCGCGGTCGCGCTTGTCGGTGGCCCCTTGCTCACGTGGCTGCTCGCGTCGCTTCGGAGTGAGGACTCGATCACCAGCGACGTCCTGAGCTATCAACTCCTCGTCGTGATCGTGGCGCTCACCGGCGGCATCTGGCCCGCACTGTTTGCCGCGGTCATGTCCGGGCTCACCTTGGACTTCTTCTTCGTCGAGCCGTTGTACACCGTGACGGTCAACGAACCCTTCCATCTGCTCGTGCTGAGCCTCTATGTCGTCATCGCGGTCCTCGTCAGCTACGTGGTTGACCGTGCCGCCCGAGAGTCCCGGGTCGCTCGTCGCGCCGCGGCAGAGTCGGAGTTGCTGGCCACCGTCGCCGGTAGCGTGCTGCGTGGGCAGGGCGCCGTGCAAGCGCTCGTCGAGCGCACCAGGGAAGCATTTGGCATGGCTGGGGTTCGCCTGCTCCAAGGAGACACTGTGCTCGCGACCAGCGGCGAACCCCTTCCCGACAATCAGTGCGTTCGAGTTCCCATCGGCAATCGGGCGACTCTCGAACTACACGGACATGACCTAGAAGCCTCCGAACAACGCCTCCTCAACGTTGTTGCCGCACAACTTGACGCCGCGCTGGAGCACTCCGATCTGACCGAGACAGTGGGCGAGATCGGGCCGCTGGCAGCCTCCGACCGAGTACGCAGCGCCCTCTTGTCGGCTGTCAGCCATGACTTGCGCCGTCCTCTCGCGGCGGCCATCGCGGCCGTCAGCGGACTACGTTCCACGCGCCACTCACTCAGTGAAGCCGACAGATCAGAACTGCTCGCGACTGCCGACGAGAGTCTGGCGACCCTCGCGACCCTCGTCACCGACCTCCTCGATGTCAGCAAGCTCCAAGCCGGAGTGCTGAGCATCGCCCGCACTCCCGTCGATCCCGCCGACGTGATCCTCGCCGCCGTCGACGAACTCCATCTTGGACCCGACACCGCCGGGTTGGACTTGGACGCCGACGTGCCGCAAGTCTCGGCCGATCCGGTGCTTCTTCAACGAGTCGTGGTCAATCTGTTGTCAAACGCTGCACGATACTCACCACCGGGCTCGCGAGTCCGAGTGACTACCAGCGCGTTCGCCGGATCGGTGGAGATCCGCGTGATCGACAACGGACCCGGCATCCCACCTGAGCGACGCGACGACGTGTTCGTGCCTTTCCAGCGCCTGGGCGACACTGACAACACCACCGGCCTTGGCCTCGGCCTTGCGCTGTCTCGCGGATTTATCGAGGGAATGGGTGGAACTCTCACACCCGAAGACACGCCAGGCGGCGGGGTCACGATGGTTGTGGCCCTTCCCGCTGTCGGTGCCGAACCACCCAGCACGAATCAGAAAGGCGATGAAGGTCATGAGAATCCTGATCGCTGA
- the kdpC gene encoding potassium-transporting ATPase subunit KdpC, translating into MNGSARSSARTVWTAVRIMLVLTVVLGVVYPLAITGIGQLVFPWQSNGSIVTTSDGEPVGSALIGQSFTDAAGNPLPEYFQPRPSAAGDGYDAGASSGSNLGPENPDLIAAIAERRAQIAAFNGVQPSEVPADAVTASGSGLDPHISPAYAAIQVQRVAEARGLPVETVRALVASHTQDRDLGYLGQPRINVLELNLAVEEVEG; encoded by the coding sequence GTGAACGGTTCTGCCCGCAGTTCCGCCCGCACGGTGTGGACTGCGGTGCGCATCATGCTGGTGTTGACGGTTGTTCTGGGCGTGGTCTATCCGCTGGCGATCACGGGGATAGGGCAGCTCGTGTTCCCGTGGCAGTCGAACGGGTCGATCGTGACCACCAGCGATGGCGAACCGGTCGGTTCGGCATTGATCGGTCAGTCCTTCACCGACGCCGCCGGCAATCCGCTGCCCGAGTACTTCCAGCCCCGCCCCTCCGCCGCCGGTGACGGTTACGACGCCGGCGCCTCCTCCGGGTCAAACCTCGGACCGGAGAACCCCGACCTGATCGCAGCGATCGCCGAACGGCGAGCCCAGATCGCCGCGTTCAACGGCGTCCAGCCCTCAGAGGTGCCCGCCGATGCGGTGACCGCCTCCGGCTCTGGGCTGGACCCGCATATCAGTCCCGCCTACGCGGCGATCCAGGTACAGCGGGTCGCGGAAGCACGCGGCCTGCCCGTGGAGACTGTTCGCGCCCTGGTCGCCTCGCACACCCAAGACCGCGACCTGGGCTACCTCGGCCAGCCCCGCATCAACGTCCTAGAGCTTAATCTGGCTGTAGAAGAAGTGGAGGGCTGA
- the kdpB gene encoding potassium-transporting ATPase subunit KdpB yields the protein MLWRAIRPLLGSTIRKLNPRSQARNPVLFIVWCGAALTTIVAIGEPFVGGPAPSGGTVLPAGFTWTIAVWLWLTLLAANLAESLAEGRGRARTSSLRLIRESTTAHRVHHYDSENDAGGHRSSIRDVNSAELQPGDIVVLTTGDVIPADGEVIWGIASVDESAITGESAPVIRESGGDRSAVTGGTRVLSDRVMVRVTTPLGDTEVDRMIELAEGARRQKAPNELALSALLASFSVSFVLIALTLNAVVSPVASPVSIPVLVALVTCLIPTEIAALLSVTGIAGMYRLLQRNVLVDSGHALETAGDITTVLLDKTGTITQGDRRATRFTPVAGATMDELMWAAELSSRDDPTPEGTSTVELAHRHGFTAANDPPDAGRGVPFSAQTRMSGRDLPDGNSVRKGAESAILGWLKHVGTQQTRHVVDELRSQTAAIAHAGGTPLVVAVKRAGGPGQVLGVIELKDVVKEGVPARLSQLRALGIRTLMVTGDNPLTAAAIAKEVGVDDYLGDATPEDKLNLIKQEQAAGHFVAMSGDGTNDAPALAQADVGVAMNTATSAAKEAANMIVLDDDPTKLVEIIDIGRRQMATRGALTTFNIANDLVRYVALFPALFVGVFPGLATLNILGLHSPASAILSTVIFGVVVIAILIPLALIGVPYRMANLARALNRNLLFYGVGGLLVPVIGIKLIDMIVGLLPGY from the coding sequence ATGCTCTGGCGGGCCATTCGCCCCTTGCTGGGGAGCACGATTCGCAAACTCAACCCTAGGTCACAAGCACGCAACCCGGTGCTGTTCATCGTGTGGTGCGGGGCTGCGCTGACGACCATCGTCGCGATCGGCGAACCGTTCGTCGGCGGGCCTGCACCATCCGGCGGAACCGTGCTACCCGCAGGTTTCACCTGGACGATCGCCGTCTGGCTGTGGCTGACCCTTCTTGCCGCGAACCTCGCCGAGTCGCTGGCCGAGGGGCGCGGGCGAGCGCGGACGAGTTCGCTCCGGCTCATCCGGGAGAGCACCACTGCACATCGTGTGCATCACTATGATTCGGAGAACGACGCGGGCGGTCACAGATCGAGCATCCGCGACGTGAACTCCGCGGAGCTACAGCCCGGCGACATCGTGGTCTTGACCACCGGGGACGTGATTCCCGCAGACGGTGAGGTTATCTGGGGCATCGCGTCCGTGGACGAGTCGGCAATCACCGGGGAGTCCGCGCCGGTCATCCGCGAGTCCGGCGGCGACCGCTCTGCCGTCACCGGCGGCACCCGGGTGCTGTCGGATCGGGTCATGGTGCGCGTCACGACACCCCTGGGGGACACCGAGGTCGACCGGATGATCGAGCTCGCCGAGGGTGCTCGCCGGCAGAAAGCACCGAATGAACTCGCGTTGAGTGCGCTGCTGGCCTCGTTCTCGGTATCCTTCGTCCTGATCGCGCTGACTCTCAACGCGGTCGTCTCACCGGTCGCGAGCCCCGTGTCCATCCCGGTCTTGGTCGCGTTGGTGACCTGTCTGATCCCGACCGAAATCGCAGCCTTGCTGTCGGTCACCGGTATTGCCGGTATGTATCGGCTGCTGCAGCGCAATGTGCTCGTGGACTCCGGCCATGCACTCGAGACCGCCGGGGACATCACGACAGTCCTACTCGACAAGACCGGCACGATCACGCAAGGCGATCGCCGCGCTACTCGTTTCACCCCGGTCGCCGGTGCCACGATGGACGAGCTGATGTGGGCTGCAGAGCTGTCATCGCGGGATGACCCCACCCCGGAGGGAACTTCCACGGTGGAGTTGGCGCATCGACACGGGTTCACCGCGGCCAACGACCCGCCGGACGCGGGAAGGGGAGTGCCGTTCAGCGCCCAGACTCGGATGTCCGGTCGTGACCTGCCCGATGGGAACAGCGTCCGGAAGGGCGCCGAGTCGGCGATCCTGGGCTGGCTCAAGCACGTTGGCACACAGCAGACACGTCATGTGGTGGACGAACTGCGTTCACAGACCGCTGCGATCGCGCATGCCGGGGGAACACCGTTGGTGGTCGCGGTCAAGCGGGCAGGTGGACCAGGGCAGGTTCTCGGGGTCATTGAGCTCAAGGATGTTGTCAAGGAAGGCGTTCCCGCCCGGCTCAGCCAACTGCGTGCCTTGGGAATCAGAACCCTGATGGTCACCGGCGATAATCCGTTGACCGCTGCGGCGATCGCGAAAGAGGTCGGCGTCGATGATTATCTCGGTGACGCGACCCCCGAGGACAAGCTCAATCTCATCAAGCAGGAGCAGGCGGCAGGCCACTTCGTAGCGATGAGCGGCGATGGCACCAATGACGCCCCAGCGCTGGCCCAGGCGGATGTCGGGGTCGCGATGAACACCGCGACTTCGGCTGCCAAAGAGGCGGCGAACATGATCGTCCTCGACGACGACCCCACCAAGCTGGTGGAGATCATCGACATCGGTAGACGGCAGATGGCGACGCGCGGCGCGCTGACGACCTTCAACATCGCCAACGATCTAGTGCGCTACGTGGCGCTCTTCCCGGCTCTGTTCGTCGGTGTGTTCCCCGGCCTTGCCACGTTGAACATCCTGGGCCTGCACTCACCTGCCTCTGCCATCTTGTCCACGGTCATCTTCGGGGTCGTGGTGATCGCGATCTTGATCCCGCTGGCGCTCATCGGCGTGCCGTACCGGATGGCAAATCTCGCACGCGCGTTGAACCGCAACCTGCTGTTCTATGGGGTCGGCGGCCTGCTGGTACCCGTCATCGGGATCAAGCTCATCGACATGATCGTCGGACTCCTCCCCGGTTATTGA
- the kdpA gene encoding potassium-transporting ATPase subunit KdpA, with protein MEWLIAICALLTLGVLLVVAYRPLGDYMAWVFTTPKSWKVERGLYRLVGVNPDSEQSWQAYLRAVLVFSGAGLVGLYLLQRTQHLLPYSLGLPPVREDLAFNTAASFVGNTNWQAYSPEQTLGYLVQMAGLSVQNFVSAAVGMAVAVALVRGLAYRRGGSIGNFWVDLVRGTLRILLPFSVLAALVLLAGGVIQNFNGFTDVTTLTGSPQTIPGGPVASQEAIKMLGTNGGGFFNANSAHPFENPSPWANLFQVFLLLVIPFSLPRTFGRMVGDHRMGYAIAAAMAVLFVVVFTLVTAFELAGKGTAPELAGSAMEGKEQRFGIIGSTLFATATTGTSGGAANSMHGSYTALGGMVAILNMMLGEVSPGGVGAGLYTILVMAVIAVFLTGLLLGRAPVFLGKRVGVREVKLASLFILVMPALALAGMAISLAIPAVHEEIVTEGMGNPGAHGMSEVLYAFVSAAINNGSAFAGFSADTPWLNTTLGVIILLGRFVPIALVLALAGSFAAQDRAASTATELPLHRPQFVALLVGVIVFVAVPTFIPVLMVGPLAEGLG; from the coding sequence ATGGAGTGGCTTATCGCCATCTGCGCCCTGTTGACGCTGGGTGTCCTCCTCGTCGTGGCGTACCGCCCTCTGGGCGACTACATGGCGTGGGTCTTCACGACACCTAAGAGCTGGAAGGTCGAGCGGGGACTGTACCGGCTGGTAGGTGTGAATCCGGACAGCGAACAGTCCTGGCAGGCGTATCTGCGTGCGGTCCTGGTCTTTTCCGGCGCGGGACTGGTCGGACTCTATCTCCTGCAACGCACACAGCATCTGCTGCCGTACTCGCTTGGTCTGCCGCCGGTCCGCGAAGACCTCGCATTCAATACCGCAGCGTCGTTCGTGGGGAACACGAACTGGCAGGCTTACTCGCCCGAACAGACCCTCGGCTACCTCGTGCAGATGGCCGGCCTGTCGGTTCAGAACTTCGTGTCGGCTGCCGTGGGAATGGCGGTCGCGGTCGCGCTGGTGCGCGGGTTGGCTTACCGCCGGGGCGGCAGCATCGGCAACTTCTGGGTGGACCTGGTGCGCGGGACGCTGCGCATCCTGCTGCCGTTCTCGGTGCTGGCTGCGCTCGTCCTACTCGCAGGCGGGGTGATCCAGAACTTCAACGGTTTCACCGACGTGACCACCCTGACCGGCAGCCCCCAGACGATCCCCGGCGGGCCGGTCGCCTCGCAAGAGGCGATCAAGATGCTAGGCACCAACGGTGGTGGGTTCTTCAACGCGAACTCGGCTCATCCGTTCGAGAACCCGTCCCCCTGGGCGAACCTGTTCCAGGTGTTCCTGCTGCTAGTCATCCCATTCTCCCTGCCGCGCACCTTCGGGCGGATGGTGGGCGACCATCGCATGGGGTACGCGATCGCAGCGGCGATGGCCGTGCTGTTCGTGGTGGTGTTCACGCTAGTGACCGCGTTCGAGCTGGCCGGCAAGGGTACCGCTCCGGAGTTGGCAGGAAGCGCGATGGAGGGCAAGGAGCAACGGTTCGGGATTATCGGATCGACCCTGTTCGCCACTGCCACCACGGGAACCTCCGGAGGTGCGGCGAACTCGATGCACGGGTCCTACACGGCGCTGGGTGGGATGGTCGCGATCCTCAACATGATGCTCGGTGAGGTCTCGCCGGGTGGCGTCGGGGCCGGCCTCTACACGATCTTGGTGATGGCCGTGATCGCTGTGTTCCTGACCGGGCTGCTGCTGGGTCGGGCACCGGTGTTCCTCGGCAAACGCGTCGGGGTGCGCGAGGTGAAGCTCGCAAGCCTGTTCATCCTGGTGATGCCGGCTCTCGCGCTGGCCGGGATGGCGATCAGTCTGGCGATCCCAGCGGTGCACGAGGAGATAGTGACCGAGGGCATGGGCAATCCCGGTGCGCACGGCATGTCCGAGGTTCTGTACGCATTCGTTTCCGCCGCCATCAACAATGGCTCCGCGTTCGCCGGGTTCAGTGCGGACACCCCCTGGCTCAACACCACCCTGGGGGTCATCATCCTGCTGGGCCGGTTCGTCCCGATCGCCTTGGTGCTGGCGTTGGCGGGCTCGTTCGCGGCACAAGACCGTGCCGCGTCGACCGCCACCGAACTGCCGCTGCACCGACCACAGTTCGTGGCCCTGCTCGTTGGTGTCATCGTGTTCGTCGCGGTCCCGACGTTCATCCCCGTTCTGATGGTGGGTCCGCTGGCGGAGGGGCTGGGATGA
- a CDS encoding potassium-transporting ATPase subunit F: MIVVEVMAAALAVAAIVYLVFALVSPERF, from the coding sequence GTGATCGTCGTGGAGGTGATGGCTGCGGCGCTGGCCGTCGCGGCGATCGTGTATCTGGTGTTCGCATTGGTCTCGCCGGAGCGGTTCTGA
- a CDS encoding helix-turn-helix domain-containing protein — protein sequence MAERSGRREQTRRRLLDAALRLFEERGYDQTTTAQIAAQPRGAMTLFRHFALKCRRVVDGPYDSVIAAATVSQPNDLLVLARVATAMQRRLRIAARTPSLVGE from the coding sequence ATGGCTGAACGGTCGGGTCGGCGTGAGCAGACGAGGCGGCGACTGCTTGATGCGGCGCTGAGGCTGTTCGAGGAGCGCGGCTACGACCAGACGACGACCGCGCAGATCGCTGCGCAGCCGAGGGGAGCGATGACGCTGTTTCGTCATTTCGCCTTGAAGTGTCGGCGGGTAGTCGACGGTCCGTACGACTCGGTGATCGCGGCGGCGACCGTGTCCCAGCCGAACGACCTGCTGGTGCTCGCCCGCGTCGCGACGGCCATGCAGCGTCGACTGCGGATCGCTGCGCGAACGCCGAGCCTGGTAGGCGAGTAG
- the kdpC gene encoding K(+)-transporting ATPase subunit C, with product MNTHIRANTRVILVAARAMLVLTVVLGVVYPLAITGIGQLVFPWQSNGSIVTTSDGEPVGSALIGQSFTDAAGNPLPEYFQPRPSAAGDGYDAGASSGSNLGPENPDLIAAIAERRAQIAAFNGVQPSEVPADAVTASGSGLDPHISPAYAAIQVQRVAEARGLPVETVRALVASHTQDRDLGYLGQPRINVLELNLAVDRWND from the coding sequence ATGAATACCCACATTCGCGCGAACACGCGCGTCATCCTCGTCGCCGCACGCGCCATGCTGGTGTTGACGGTTGTTCTGGGCGTGGTCTATCCGCTGGCGATCACGGGGATAGGGCAGCTCGTGTTCCCGTGGCAGTCGAACGGGTCGATCGTGACCACCAGCGATGGCGAACCGGTCGGTTCGGCATTGATCGGTCAGTCCTTCACCGACGCCGCCGGCAATCCGCTGCCCGAGTACTTCCAGCCCCGCCCCTCCGCCGCCGGTGACGGTTACGACGCCGGCGCCTCCTCCGGGTCAAACCTCGGACCGGAGAACCCCGACCTGATCGCAGCGATCGCCGAACGGCGAGCCCAGATCGCCGCGTTCAACGGCGTCCAGCCCTCAGAGGTGCCCGCCGATGCGGTGACCGCCTCCGGCTCTGGGCTGGACCCGCATATCAGTCCCGCCTACGCGGCGATCCAGGTACAGCGGGTCGCGGAAGCACGCGGCCTGCCCGTGGAGACTGTTCGGGCCCTGGTCGCCTCGCACACCCAAGACCGCGACCTGGGCTACCTCGGCCAGCCCCGCATCAACGTCCTAGAGCTTAATCTGGCTGTAGATCGGTGGAATGACTGA